From Deferrisoma camini S3R1, the proteins below share one genomic window:
- a CDS encoding chemotaxis protein CheW, giving the protein MAEQEKKAPDQVCTFWIGEALCGVDIRCVQEINRQVDATPVPLSPPYVLGVMNLRGRVVTVVDLAAKLGLGSTRFTDETRNVIVQSQGEPVGLLVDRIADVVDVDLETVAPAPANLGGIRGTAFQGVLRTDGALVGILDVDAVLGEET; this is encoded by the coding sequence ATGGCGGAACAGGAAAAGAAAGCACCGGATCAGGTGTGCACCTTCTGGATCGGTGAGGCCCTGTGCGGCGTGGACATCCGCTGCGTGCAGGAGATCAACCGGCAGGTGGATGCCACACCCGTGCCGTTGTCGCCCCCCTACGTTCTCGGGGTGATGAACCTGCGGGGGCGGGTGGTCACCGTGGTGGACCTGGCGGCCAAGCTGGGGCTCGGGAGCACCCGGTTCACGGACGAGACCCGCAACGTGATCGTCCAGTCCCAGGGGGAGCCGGTGGGGCTGCTGGTCGACCGGATTGCGGACGTGGTGGACGTGGACCTCGAGACGGTGGCGCCCGCCCCGGCCAACCTGGGGGGCATCCGGGGCACGGCGTTCCAGGGCGTGTTGCGCACCGACGGTGCCCTGGTGGGCATCCTGGACGTGGACGCCGTGCTGGGAGAGGAGACGTGA
- a CDS encoding CheR family methyltransferase, with protein MRREGVMGAEAAKAAKPRLTPSEFQVLAQYLYEVSGIHLDPGKAYLVETRLGHMLEELGCASYSEFLYRLKQDRSKSLVHRFVDAMTTNETLFFRDTGPFDLLRYKLLPDLIDRKTSGAVGGLRPTIRIWSAACSFGQEVYSVAIVCHEVLQHAPGVSVKILGTDISSAAVGRASAGKYSAFEVERGLPPGIRDRYFQKVGHSTWKISDEIRAMCQFKKLNLLEPFGFLGRFDIVLCRNVAIYFKPEDRKNLYERLADSLEPWGALLIGASEFLTGVTQRFTARRHLRHVYYVRTDP; from the coding sequence GTGCGGAGAGAGGGCGTGATGGGGGCCGAGGCCGCAAAGGCGGCGAAGCCCCGCCTGACCCCTTCCGAGTTCCAGGTTCTGGCCCAGTACCTGTACGAGGTGTCCGGGATCCACCTGGACCCGGGCAAGGCATACCTGGTCGAGACCCGCCTGGGGCACATGCTCGAGGAGCTCGGATGCGCGTCCTACAGCGAGTTCCTGTACCGCCTCAAGCAGGACCGGAGCAAGAGCCTGGTTCACCGGTTCGTGGACGCCATGACCACGAACGAGACCCTGTTCTTCCGGGACACCGGTCCGTTCGACCTGCTGCGCTACAAGCTGCTGCCCGATCTGATCGACCGTAAGACCTCCGGCGCGGTGGGGGGGCTGAGACCCACCATCCGGATCTGGAGCGCCGCGTGCTCGTTCGGGCAGGAGGTGTACAGCGTGGCCATCGTGTGCCACGAGGTGCTCCAGCACGCACCGGGGGTGTCCGTGAAGATCCTGGGAACCGACATCTCCAGCGCGGCGGTGGGTCGGGCGAGCGCCGGAAAGTACAGCGCCTTCGAGGTGGAGCGCGGTCTGCCCCCCGGCATCCGCGACCGGTACTTCCAAAAGGTGGGGCACTCCACCTGGAAGATCTCGGACGAGATCCGGGCCATGTGCCAGTTCAAGAAGCTCAACCTGCTGGAGCCGTTCGGGTTCCTGGGCCGGTTCGACATCGTCCTGTGCCGCAACGTGGCCATCTACTTCAAGCCGGAAGACCGCAAAAACCTCTACGAACGGTTGGCCGACTCCTTGGAGCCTTGGGGAGCGCTCCTGATCGGGGCGTCGGAGTTCCTCACCGGGGTGACCCAGCGCTTCACGGCCCGAAGACACCTGCGACATGTCTATTACGTGAGGACCGACCCGTAA
- a CDS encoding protein-glutamate methylesterase/protein-glutamine glutaminase translates to MIPTQPPIRVLVVDDTIVYRKLVTEALESIPGVEVVGTAANGKIALAKAQNLRPDLMTLDLEMPVMDGLEVLRRLPETCPDTAAIMVSTLTQRGGALTMQALELGAFDFVPKPQEASAKVNRAVLVQELKRRIEAFRARRALRARAVRRPAKRVPPRVAPVRAPARWEGADVVAIGVSTGGPNALARLLPGIPKGFRAPVLVVQHMPPMFTASLAESLDRKCPLEVREARDGEALEPGRILIAPGGLHMKVVAGVDGLSRIVRLTRDPPEHAVRPSVDYLFRSVAHHFAGRAVGVVMTGMGRDGTEGLEHMKRNGCRTLVQDEATSVVWGMPGCAVEAGVVDRVVPLDRLADAIVAAAEPGEARWACGERA, encoded by the coding sequence GTGATCCCGACCCAGCCGCCGATCCGGGTCCTCGTGGTGGACGACACCATCGTCTACCGCAAGCTGGTGACCGAGGCCCTGGAGTCGATCCCGGGGGTCGAGGTGGTGGGCACCGCGGCCAACGGAAAGATCGCCCTGGCCAAGGCCCAGAACCTGCGGCCCGATCTCATGACCCTGGACCTGGAGATGCCGGTCATGGACGGGCTCGAGGTGCTGCGGCGGCTGCCCGAGACCTGCCCGGACACGGCGGCGATCATGGTGAGCACCCTGACCCAGAGGGGCGGCGCCTTAACCATGCAGGCCCTGGAGCTGGGGGCCTTCGACTTCGTTCCCAAGCCCCAGGAGGCCTCGGCCAAGGTCAACCGGGCGGTGCTCGTCCAGGAGCTGAAGCGCCGGATCGAGGCGTTCCGGGCCCGTCGGGCCCTGCGGGCGCGGGCCGTCCGCCGGCCGGCGAAACGGGTGCCGCCCCGGGTGGCGCCGGTGCGGGCCCCCGCCCGTTGGGAGGGAGCCGACGTGGTGGCCATCGGGGTGTCCACCGGCGGCCCGAACGCCCTGGCCCGGCTCTTGCCCGGGATCCCCAAAGGGTTTCGGGCGCCGGTCCTGGTGGTCCAACACATGCCCCCGATGTTCACGGCCTCGCTGGCCGAGAGCCTGGACCGGAAGTGCCCCCTCGAGGTGAGGGAGGCCCGGGACGGCGAGGCCTTGGAACCCGGGCGGATCCTGATCGCGCCGGGCGGCCTGCACATGAAGGTGGTGGCCGGGGTGGACGGCCTGAGCCGGATCGTCCGGCTGACCCGGGATCCGCCCGAGCACGCCGTGCGGCCCAGCGTGGACTACCTGTTCCGGTCGGTGGCCCACCACTTTGCCGGGCGGGCCGTGGGCGTGGTGATGACCGGCATGGGCCGGGACGGAACCGAGGGGCTGGAGCACATGAAGCGAAACGGTTGCCGAACCCTCGTCCAGGACGAGGCGACCTCGGTGGTGTGGGGCATGCCGGGGTGCGCCGTGGAGGCCGGGGTGGTGGACCGGGTGGTGCCCCTGGACCGGCTGGCCGACGCCATCGTGGCGGCGGCTGAGCCCGGGGAGGCCCGTTGGGCGTGCGGAGAGAGGGCGTGA